A segment of the Mercurialis annua linkage group LG4, ddMerAnnu1.2, whole genome shotgun sequence genome:
AGGTGGGAGTATTATTCACCACTTTTTGAGTGATTGAGTTCAAAGGTTTCCTGGAAATAGCAACGGTCATTCCTACATGCCAGAGCTTAAATTCTGTTACTTGCTTGAACATTTTCAGTTTTCTCCCAGttctttatgtttttatatCGTCATCTATATGTAATGATCTTAAATTGTgatttgaaatttggggtactATTTATAttagctttttaatttttgacaatCGTGGTACTAATAACGGTCATAACTTTTTTGTGTATTATTGCCATCATTGTCTGTAGACAACTTCGTCCAAATCATGTTTGTAAGTTACAACCGACCAAAATTTTTCGGTTATGAACTCCATAGGAATTGTTTATACTTAATTGTGCTAAAGATACAGgttatgtttggttcatgaaatatGTCCGGAATAGAGTAGCTATTCCATATAGGATAGCCATTCCTTACTTTGGTTTATGGAATATTAACTCCGTAAAATTGCTATTCTGTGATTTTATTGAATAAGTATTCCACTCAAAATGTAAAGAATAGCTATTCTATAGTTTATATTCCACACTATTCCATtacatgaaccaaacatagGTGTACAGTTTATGGATTGACATAGTAGTCCTATCCTACATTTTGAGTTCTTAGTATTCATGTATCAAAATTAGGAGTTTTACAATATTCAGTTAACCGAATTGACCAATCAACTCAAAATGaatgaaccgaaccaaaatccCTCTTTTCAATGTTTTTGCAATTGGTGTTGAATGAACCGTGTACACATAAAATCTTACTTTGCACTTTAGCTACCGGTATAAGGACATCCTTGTGTTATTGTAAAGTTCAGATTAACTACTATGGTAACAAATCAGATTTACCGTATCAAtcttttgatttggtttggctTCAACTTCTTTTTTAAGTTGATCTGTTTCGGTGAGCCATCGTTTGGTGATAGAAAGTAGAAACGACTGATGCTCGCCCCTTATCAGAAGTCAACTAATCATTTATGTAATAAAACAGTAACTAATCGAAATGTAGACCAATGTATTTTGGTGGAGTTTCTTGGTCCCTAGGTAATACCAAATAGTTAAAttcaatagttttttttttctttttgaacttAATTGAATTCAATAATTTGATCAGCTACCAATTAAGTACAAGTTCTTTATTGTTTTTAAGTACAAACACAAAGGAAAATGATATGTAGAAGACGTGCACAAGTTAACTTTCTGAAAAGGTACCCAACACGAACACTTGCCCTTGCCCATCTCTgtataattagttttttttagccatttctGTGTTTACCAGTACTAATCAAATAATTAGTGTTCCCTCATCACTGCATTAATATCAGATAGGATGGAGATATATATACATATCAGGAAGAAGGACAAAACACCTTTTATCATAGGTTTCTTTCTGTCAATTTTTGTATAAAGTATGAAGGTAGACCCCATTAGTGAAGCAACTGAATTGAAGATTGATCAATCATCACATGTAATGGCCCCCACTATCCATCACTTTTTCAGAGTTTTGATCCCATAATCTGCCATTTGCATTACATGTTACAtgctatatataattatatatatgtacacATTTCAGCATTGCTTGTATAACAGTTTCAGGACAATGGGAAAAGCTAAGAATTTTGAGGATGTGAGGAGAGGAAGTATTAGAATTGTGAGATTCATCAAGGGAAAGGTGCACGCTAGCCTTTCGTTATCCAAGGAGATCAGGGAAGGTCACTTTGTCGTGGTCGCGACGTCCCAAGGTTGGGAACCAAAAAGGTTCCTTGTAGAATTGGGGTTTCTTCACAATCCTGAGTTCTTGAAGTTATTAAAGCAAGCTGAGGAAGAATTTGGATTCTCCCATGAAGGAGCTCTTGCCATTCCTTGTCGACCGGATGAGTTGCAGAGCATCCTCGGGTAATTGTGTCGATGCCCTTTTCATGTTATGACGTACGCTTCCATAAATAAGCTGTCGTAGTTGCTAGATTACTTTTTGATGTTGTTCTACCCAATTCGGTTTTCTTGGTCCATAAACCTATTTGGAAGCTGTACGCATGATTTCAGTGTATGTAGCACAAAAATGGACGGGATGCTGAAATGGAAAACAtcaaactaatattttttataagaacATGTCATAAGTATAGAGTTCCGGAGTCCAGTAGCGCTTctagaaatgaaaatgaaactcCGGAACGTAGAACTCCTGAAGTTTCCGTACAACATATAAGTTTCATTGTAATAATGTTTAGTAGTAAACGGTGAAGATGAATCAAGCATACTTCTGAGCTTCTGTAGATTCTACCCTAATAATCCTGTAATGAGTTCTTAAACTTACTGATTAGATGCATACAAATGaaattatgatattttatttgGGTAGATAGATGCTCATTTGTGTTGATTTGGTAGAAATTGAGGGTGATATGTCATGTTCTAGAGTTAGCTCACTGGCTAAATACATGTGATGTGAAAAAAGGTAATTTGcagttttttgccattaaggGTGAAGAAATTGAGAGGTTTGTTATAGAATTGAACAACTTAACTAACACTTCATTTGTAAAGTTACTGAATTGCTGAGAGGAACATGGATTCAAGCATATTGGagctaggggtgtgcaaaaataaaccgaaccgaatcgacaaatttggtttgtttctGTTTGACACtgtattttgtttttgtcaGTTTCTTTGTTTGGTTTTGgacataaaaaaatttcagttaTGTTTTAGCAGCAGTCGAACTgaaataaccaaaccaaacataagAAATCTACCGAACTAGTTCGGTTTgaaaaagtttatattttagaaataaaaattttagTTCGATTTAGTTCGAACAGAATCCATACCACTAAGTGAAGCTCTTTCCATTCCTTAACCTTAAAATAATTTAGTATCTTGCTAGTCTTGGAATATTCAGTTTGTTCAGCTTGATTTCTGTTTAAACCAGCTAAGTAGTACATGAGCAATGATTCTAGGAAGCATGAAATTTCAATTGCAATTTTCTCAATCTCCTCACCTTTATAGTCAGTATATTTTAAGAATCAAATTGCATCGGCAGATTCAACTGCAAAATAGCAGttccttattttcttttttaaactaAATTCAGAAGTATGGCTGAATCTCTTTGAACCAAATAAATCCGTAAAAgtaaattctttttaaatcgGTTTTTGTACGAATCCTCTAGCACAAGTGATGTGGCTAGAATCGAGACTTTCTTAGTCGATTATCAATGAAGTTTTAATTTCTTCCcggtaaaaaataaataaattcatttgcTAGTTAGATATAACTGCACTTGGCATATGGATAGACTGACAAAATCTAATTTAACCGATTGAATCATAAATCGGAGGCCACATCAATTCAGCCACCGGTTTTTAAACAATATATAGCAATAACCATCGGGAACTGTTAAATATATGTGTAAAATTGACAAGATCCTTTATCATTTTGAAGGTTAATTTTAAGTGAGACCCACTATTCAAAAATAACAGGTGTTGATGATTCTATCGTGAGTATATCAAAATcgtattcatatatatatatatatatatatatatatatatatatatatatatatatatatatatatatatatatttaaaataattaaaaattgaatgcaAACTGATGCTTAAAatgttactccctccgtcccgtttaagaagtcccatattctattttgggatgtcccatttaaaaagtctcattactatttttagattatttttccattgaataccccaatttacccttattttagttatcttaaaagagttttatggaaaattctaggcttaatacatagtttgacccctgaacttgtacccttttacccatctaacctctaaacttaacgtctcacctatcgaacctttgaacttgttaaataatccgatttgacccctgaacttgataaatatgtaaatattgaacccttcgtgtccacctgtcacttgaaacattctagaataaattgtgtacggaggggttcaatgtttacgtatttctcaagttcgggggtcaaatcgggttatttaacaagttcaggggttcgataggtgagacgttaagtttgggggttagatgggtaaaagggtacaagttcaggggtcaaactatgtattaagccaaaattctactatcattaataggggcaaaacatgaaaagacaagaataattaatgttttcttaatctgtgtgtaaagtcaaatgggacttctaaagtgggacgaagggagtacattttaaaattggatTTCGAAAAAGATATTGTTCATTCCAATATTGGTCTAGAAACATGAATTAAAATGTTTTCTATTGAATTGCGTCTTTACTTTGTGACAACCCAATGGATCTAATTCTCTTGGTCCGTGATTATTCACTTTTCGGGAAGTACACTTTCTGAAAAGTTAATTATCTAGGAACTTAATTACTAAGGAATTAGTAATGATTCTacttgatttgtttttaaactttaCAGAAGTTGATTTTGACAATAAATCcttaataaataactaaaacaattgaatttagagatatttttatattttataactatTTATCTAGGGAAGTAAAACTTACTTAGATTTTGTAAGAAAGTTACTTCCCTAATTAAGGGAAAGCTTTTCCGGAAAATAAGACACATAAAATGAAACAACTTTTTTTTCACTTTCCGGAAAGTTTTGCTTCCATAGTTAATTTATTCCCAACTGAGTAGGGCTTAGAATTTGCAAAACTTCCGGTCTCGTGCAAGCTTCATTTTGCATTTTGCATTTATCTTTTTGAATTCTGTAACATCCCATTGAAGTTTATAACATTTTATGTGATTGTATTTAGCCTTGATTTTCGATAATATaatgagtgtttatcccatacaaccgttgcgccacgtcatttttacattaaTCCAATGAACATTTGCGATaggaaatcttttaattattacttattttttttatcattcaattttccacatggctaacgcacaattggtttgttgcacgaatgacatggcgcaacggttgtgtgcaataatttttctaatataatactcttttcttttcaaaataattgtcaattttacaatttttacagtctaaaaaatataattaatattttaaatttataaattcattttcGTTTTTTTGTTATGCCCTTATTGAATATCATGActaattcatttttttgcactaatgataataaatagtaaactttaaataaagataatagaaaaaaattaatcttaaaGATAGTGATTTATTCGGAGTATGAGCAAATATTTAGGACACAAAGTAATAGACAATTATTTTGAGCCAATGTGAGTACatacaaaattttatatattcaagATATATCTGTACTGGACAGAAAGACAGGCTTTTTCTACAGTTACTTTGTTTTTAGTCTACTTTGTTAGTTTCACCATTGGATGAAGATGATAATAATTCATAAGACGGTAATAAATAAATCAAGTAAGATTTACtttgtaaaaaataaagtaactgTAGAAACACCCATAGAGCCAAACCTACTTTATTAGAAATTTTGTAATTCACGGGACTCGATTCGGTGCAGTTTATAATTGGTTTAGTGGTGTCAAAAAggtacatttttttatttttttgaaaatctatttaaaactttcaaaaacTGTAAATTTAGCCCAATTaatgttttcaaaattaatctaattacaCCTACAATAACAATTAAATGTGTAAGAGTTTTTAAaagtgaaaagaaaaagagttgTCTATTGACTTTGCCACGTagtacaaataaattaattttaaaaaatattaaatcaattttgaaaatttggatagATTTTAAACGAATTCgtcaaattgaaatatatttataaattttagaaaatttataaGATTTTCAAAAAGTCATAAAAGTTTGACTTTTTAATACTATGCCTTTATGATTTTActatttcaattcaatttaacCTTTATTTTGATTTACTATTTCTATTTGCTGAAATATTTATTGTTTCAGTTTGCGTATTATGTTTTCTTAACAAATTTATCACCCCAGGCTTTCCGTTTTATGTTAGGTCAGTCGGAATGGTTTGAAAACTTTACGGCATTTCTTACACATGTAATTGTTCCCGATTCGCCataataatatgatattttactctaaaaaaagaaaaattatataaaacaattGTTGTGCCATGTTATTAGtgcaataaataaattattatacgGAGCATAATATACAGGGCtgatttgtatatttataaaataaagaatatttaagataattttatGGATGTTCCAGAAAGAATAGCAAATCTTATattattgattattatttaagaTTTTACTTTGTAAGGTGTataagtgtcacgacccattttcatgaatcgggaccggcgctagggtatgggtatggttgtaccaaaacccgtagctagccttgcggataaccaacttagatacatttaaaacaaagtacctgcagaaaatcacatgctcgggggcaaccgagacttcagcctaatctagcagtacagataaacagcatatatttaaagtacgcttaatctcaaataaactccaacatggcaatataatataaatgccataacactgtaatcatgccacaagcgataagtaatagttggaccaatccaacaacaatagtctaaaatataaacgtaaggctaagacatgaataatatgaaactactactgcggtctaagagtttaaaatagttcgacactttatttctgaaataaataaagaacctccgagaatgaagaaacggagatcgacca
Coding sequences within it:
- the LOC126677558 gene encoding auxin-induced protein X10A-like, with the translated sequence MGKAKNFEDVRRGSIRIVRFIKGKVHASLSLSKEIREGHFVVVATSQGWEPKRFLVELGFLHNPEFLKLLKQAEEEFGFSHEGALAIPCRPDELQSILG